The DNA region ACCTGCTGAACGCCGGGTTCAATTATACCTTTCACCGCGAAGACGAAAAGTATTTCTTTACCAACATTATGCCCGATTTTACAGGAGAAGATGCATTTAAGCTGCTGTCTGATGAGCATGTGGCCGATCTGAACCTGGATTACACCAAACCTTTGAAACATGGCCGGTTGGACGGAGGCCTTAAGTTCAGAAGAAGAACAATCCCTACCAACATGCAGTTTTTTCCGGGCCTCAATTCTCCTATAGATGTGAACGCAGGGGGCTGGGCCGATTATAAAGAAACCATTCCAGCGGTGTATGGCAACTATGTATTTGAAAGCAGGCATTTTGAGGTAGAGGCAGGTCTCAGATTTGAGTATGTCAAAGTAAACTACGATGTCAATCCCAATCACAATACCTATACCAGTGATGGCTATGACTATAACCGTTTCTTCCCAAGCCTGCGCCTGGCCTACAAAGTAAATGATAAAAACAAGATTTCCTTATTTTACAATGAACGGGTTGACCGCCCAAATGAGGTAGACATCAGAATTTTCCCTAAGTATGATGAGCCAGAAGTAATTAAGGTAGGCAATCCTACATTACGCCCCCAGTTCACCAAAAATATAGAGCTGGGACATAAGCTAACCTGGGGCAAGGGAAGCATATACTCAGCCATTTATCATAAAATGGTAGATGCCACCATTACAAGGATTGCAACAGTAGTACCGGGGAATACTTTAATCTATAACATTTTTCAGAACGCGGGCAAAAGCCGCAATACAGGCGGAGAGCTTAGCCTCCAGCAGGAAATGGCAGCATGGTTCTCTTTTAATGCCAGTGCCGCATTGTACAGAAATACCATCAATGCTTTTACGATAACCAACAAATATCCTGTTCCAACCCAATATACGATGGGCAAGGAAAGCGTCACCTCCTGGAACACCAAGTTTAACGGAATGTTTAAACTGCCAGGAAAAACTGAGTTGCAACTGTCGGCGGTTTATCTTGCGCCAGACATTATTCCACAAGGCCGTATCGGCTCAAGGTTTTCTGCAGACATGGGGTTGAAAAAACAGATCCAAAAAGGCAAAGCTGAGCTGTTCCTTAACGGCACGGACCTGTTCAACACCCTAAGGCCAAGAAAAGAGATTAATGGCAATGGCTTTAAGCTGGTCAGTACCGATTATTTTGAAACCCAGGTATTCCGCTTAGGCTATAATTATAAGTTTTAGCAGATCTGGAATTCAGGACGCAAATTATTTAAAATTATTCTAAATAAATTTGGTGATATAAATATCTCCTACTACATTTGCCGCCACTAGAATTAATCTAAATAAAGGCAATGAAATATTTATACGCTGTAACAGTTTTGTGCATTACCCTCATCTTTAGTCAATCTGTTGTTGCACAGCTGGCTTCGGCTCCTGCAAGGGGAAGTATTAAAGGAAAAGTAAGGTCCAATGATGGCAAGCCTGCATCCTATGTAAGCATTATTATTGTAGAGAACAACAGAAAAGCATTGTCTGACGAAGATGGAACTTTCTCCTTCAACAATTTAAAAAATGGCACCTATACTTTAAGAACATCATTTGTGGGCTTACAAGTACAATCGCAAAAAGTAACAGTAACCGAAAACGAAACCGCCAGCGTAGAATTTATACTGTCTGAAAGTTCAGCACAACTGGATGAAGTTGCCATCAGTGGTTACAAAAGTCCGAATCAGAAGCCAGCTACCCTGGGCAAAATAGCCATTGCCCCCCGCGATCTGCCCCAGGCAGTACAGGTAATAGGCACACAGATCATAGCAGATCAACAGGCCAATCGCTTAGGCGACGTAATGAAAAACGTAAATGGTGTTGCCATGGGCGCCAACCGTGGTTCGGTAGGCGAAAATTTTTATGCCAGGGGCTATAGCCTTGGGGCCAATAATGTATTTAAAAACGGGGCAAGAACATCCATAGGTGGCATACCAGAGGCCAGTACGCTCGAATCTGTAGAAGTGCTTAAAGGTAGTGCTGCATTGCTTTACGGTGGAGTTACCGGAGGCGCGGTGGTAAATATGGTCACAAAAAAACCCAAATTCGAATCTGGTGGCGAGGTATCTATGCGTGTAGGCAGCTACGACATGTATAAACCGATATTTGACGTATATGGCCCCGTGTCTGAAAATATAGCATACCGAATGATTGGTTCCTATGAAAAAGCAGGCAGCTATAGAGATCACGTACAATCCGACAGAATTTATGTTAACCCGTCACTACTCTATAAAATCAGCGAAAAAACAGACATACTGATACAGGCCGATTACCTTAAAAGTGACTTTACACCCGATTTCGGAATCGGTACCGTTGGCAATGCCATTTCACCGCTTGGCCGTAATACATTTGTAAATACCGCCTGGGCCTATAATAAAACCAATACCGGAACCTTGCAGGCCGTTTTAAACCAGAAGTTCAATGACAACTGGAAACTGAATGTAACCGCAGGCGTTCAATCTTACATCCGTGATTATTTCTCATCCGAGCGTCCGTTTACAACCGATGGCAGCTGGAACCGCGCACTTACGCGTTCAAAAACAAGAGAACTAACTTACAATGAGCAGGTCAATTTAACCGGAAATCTTAAAACATTTGGCATCAGCCATCAGCTTTTAATTGGCGCAGATGGCGATCAATCCAAAATCATCACAGGTGGTTTTACCAACCCGAACTTATTAGGGGGCAGTACAAAATATTACGATCAGGTAAACCTGCTTGATCCCGCAAGCTTCAATATACCCTCAAATTTTATAAAGCCAGAAACTACATTGCTTACCAATACCGAAGCCATTGTATATAGGTTTGGTGGTTTTGCACAAGACCTGATCAGTCTTACAGACAAATTTAAGGTCCTGGCAGGGATAAGATGGACCTTCCAGAAAACCCCGGTAACCACCATCAATACTTTAGCTACGCAACAGGAAACAAAAGGGACTACGGCCTTAAAAATTGACAAGGCCTTCTCACCAAAGTTTGGTTTAATTTATCAGCCCCTTAAATCCACTTCAATTTATGCCAGCTATGCCAATAACTTTACATCCAATAGCGGTATAGATATTGCAACTAATGCGCCTATGGGCCCATCCATTATCGATCAGTATGAAGCGGGCATAAAGAATGATTTTATGGATGGTAAGTTGTCTGTGAATGTAACCGCTTACCAAATCAGGAACGATAGGTTTGCCCAGCAGGCTTTGTTTAAAGCTGATGGCTCCGCCAATGCCGATGCCAACCTGAAAGAGTTCACAGGAAAAACACAAAGTGATGGTGTAGAGGTAGACATTACGGCTACAATTGTAGAAGGCTTAAACTTTATTGCCGGATATAGCTACAATTATATGCGCTATACAGAAACCCTGCCACTTACTGTAATACCTACCCCTACTCCTGCCAACCCCAACGCAACAACAACGGTTAGCGGAATTGTAGAAGGTGAACGCCTGGTGGGAACAACCAAAAATACAGCCAATGCCAGTTTATTTTACACCGTGCAGAACGGCGGCTTAAAAGGCCTGAAACTGGGTGCATCGGCTTTCTATACCGGCGACCGTAATGGCGGAAGAAATACAAATAAAGCCGGCTCATCAAGCGGTATTATTCCTGTAAAGGGTTTCACTACCTTTGATTTATCTGCCGGTTATACCTATAAGAGATTTAGCATACTGGGCAAAATATCGAACATCAGCAACGAATTAAATTATTTTATTCACGAAAACTACAGTGTAAACCCTATTGCACCAAGGCAATTCGCTACAACTTTAACTTATAAGTTTTAATTCCGTATGAAAATCTTTCTGCGAAATGTCCATTTGTACCTGGCCCTTGCTGCCGGCCTTGTTATTATGTTATCTTGTGCAACCGGGGCCATCATGGTTTTCGAAGATGAACTGGACCATATAGTCAATTCAAAAAGATATGAAGTAACACCCGGCAATGAAAGATTGCCTCTTGAAGCCTTATTAAAAAAGTTAAAGCAGCATAACATTCCCAAAGCTAAACTCTCTTCTGTAAAGGTGTTCACAGACCCTAAAAGATCGGTTGAATTTGCGATGGTGCTTTCTGAAAAAAAGGGAATGGGCCCACAACAGGGTAAAGAAGCCGTAAAAGGAAACGAAAAAAAAGCCAAAGGCGGAGGAAAGCCTGGGCTTTTCGTTTATATCAATCCATATACAGGGCAGGTACTTGATGTATACAATAAACGCGAATCTTTCTTCTTTAAAGTAGAAATGCTCCATAGATTTCTGCTCGGAGGACAAAACAGCATTGGCAAAACAATAATTGGATTATCCACTTTGTCTTTCCTTATCATTACCCTTACGGGGATCGTATTGTGGTGGCCCAAAAACAAAAAAATACTGTTACAGCGGTTAAAATTTAAAACAGATGGAAGCTTTAAAAGGCTCAATCATGATCTTCACATTGTTACCGGTTTTTACACTTCTGTTTTTTTATTGGTCATAATATTAACAGGGTTGGTTATGGCATTTAACTGGGTCAATGAAGGTATCTTCACGCTAACAGGAAGCAGTATGGAGAGTCCAGAACCTCCTTCCTCTGTTTATCAGCCAGGCAGAAAGGCAATTTCAATGGCACAGGCCATACAAATGATCGATCTTAAGGCAGTTGAATTCTACAACATACGTACACCAAAAGATTCACTGGGAACCTATGCTGTCAATGTGCTTCCAAAAGGCAGTATGGAGCATAAATCGGAGACTTATTTTGTCGATCAATATTCCGGTGCAGTAATCGGACAGCTTAAATTCACAGACAAAAACCTGGGCCAGCGCATACGATCTTACATAAAACCAATACATACCGGTGAGTTGTTTGGCATGCCAACTAAAATTATCAATTTCATTCTGGCCCTGGTAACCTTTAGCTTTCCAATTACCGGAGTGATCATGTGGATAAACAGGACTAAAAAAAGAAAAGCGGTGTAATTTCTATACGCAGTATCACCTCAACTGGTTAAATTTTATTGATGTAGGCCCCCATTTTTGTAGAGATCATAGGCAGTTTGGTAATTTGCTTTGGCTTGCTCTACAAGGCCTGCAGAGAGTTTATCCGGCTTTTGCATGCCGCTTACAGGAGCGTACAAATAAGTTCCTACCTTCCGCTGAGGGCCTAAAATTACCAGGCTGTCCATTTTAAGATAGGCCAGTTTCTGGTAAGTTCCAAGCACAGCCCTGGGTTCAAAACCAGGATCCAGAACATCCTGCCCATAAAGGTTACTAATGTAGTTCCAGCCAAGCAGCGAGAATAGTGTGGGATAGAGATCAATTTGCGAGCACATTTTTCCAATTACGCCTTTTCTGTCATCAGGCAGGTTCAGGATCATGCAGGGAATATGGTATTTACTGATCTCTATTTCATTTTTTCCGGCGCTTCCCGCACAATGATCTGCAACGATAATGATTACTGTATTTCCATACCACGCTTTATTCTTTATCGCCTGCAAAAACCTTCCAATAGCATAGTCGGTATAACGTACGGCAGCTTCCCTACTACCAGGCCGGCGGTCAATAGCCCCTGCCGGAAATGTAAACGGGCGGTGATTGGAAGTGGTCATTACAAAATTATAGAACGGCCTGCCAGACCTAAAGTCTTTATCTGCACCTTTAATAACCTCCTGAAACAAATCCCCGTCGCTTATCCCCCAGGCATTTTCAAAGTGTACAGCACTATCAGGAATTACCCTTCTTTTGGTTTTATAAGTATCATTGATCTTTAGGTTACGCCCTCTATCTACTATATCGAAGCCGTTACCCCCAAAATACTCATTCATATTGTCAAAATAGCCATCAC from Pedobacter africanus includes:
- a CDS encoding outer membrane beta-barrel family protein — its product is MHRFFFLLILTIPIFVKAQTSLSVTVSGLIKDTKKMPLPYANVLLKQAKDSAFVTGTVSGSDGRFTLANVKSGNYRLEISMLGFVTKKQAVTVGTLSAFLDLGNYELDEDARMLNEIKITGGPVEGISSKMDKKTYNLAGNLSQAGGSVLQAVQNLPGVTVQDGKVQLRGNDKVAVLIDGKQNAITGFGSQTGLDNIPASAIESIEIINNPSARYDANGNAGIINIIYKKNKQQGFNGKIGLTTGLGALWIRKENLPTIRPQYQATPKLNPSLSLNYRKDKLNTFMQADWLYTQTLNRNDFAQRIYDDGTVINQQVKRNRTTTFSTLKTGVDWNPNNQNTFTAAVYLNREKILDKGDIPYFNKDFSVRSRLWQFLEDEVKYTATGSLLYQHKFKQPGHLLNAGFNYTFHREDEKYFFTNIMPDFTGEDAFKLLSDEHVADLNLDYTKPLKHGRLDGGLKFRRRTIPTNMQFFPGLNSPIDVNAGGWADYKETIPAVYGNYVFESRHFEVEAGLRFEYVKVNYDVNPNHNTYTSDGYDYNRFFPSLRLAYKVNDKNKISLFYNERVDRPNEVDIRIFPKYDEPEVIKVGNPTLRPQFTKNIELGHKLTWGKGSIYSAIYHKMVDATITRIATVVPGNTLIYNIFQNAGKSRNTGGELSLQQEMAAWFSFNASAALYRNTINAFTITNKYPVPTQYTMGKESVTSWNTKFNGMFKLPGKTELQLSAVYLAPDIIPQGRIGSRFSADMGLKKQIQKGKAELFLNGTDLFNTLRPRKEINGNGFKLVSTDYFETQVFRLGYNYKF
- a CDS encoding PepSY-associated TM helix domain-containing protein, coding for MKIFLRNVHLYLALAAGLVIMLSCATGAIMVFEDELDHIVNSKRYEVTPGNERLPLEALLKKLKQHNIPKAKLSSVKVFTDPKRSVEFAMVLSEKKGMGPQQGKEAVKGNEKKAKGGGKPGLFVYINPYTGQVLDVYNKRESFFFKVEMLHRFLLGGQNSIGKTIIGLSTLSFLIITLTGIVLWWPKNKKILLQRLKFKTDGSFKRLNHDLHIVTGFYTSVFLLVIILTGLVMAFNWVNEGIFTLTGSSMESPEPPSSVYQPGRKAISMAQAIQMIDLKAVEFYNIRTPKDSLGTYAVNVLPKGSMEHKSETYFVDQYSGAVIGQLKFTDKNLGQRIRSYIKPIHTGELFGMPTKIINFILALVTFSFPITGVIMWINRTKKRKAV
- a CDS encoding TonB-dependent receptor — translated: MKYLYAVTVLCITLIFSQSVVAQLASAPARGSIKGKVRSNDGKPASYVSIIIVENNRKALSDEDGTFSFNNLKNGTYTLRTSFVGLQVQSQKVTVTENETASVEFILSESSAQLDEVAISGYKSPNQKPATLGKIAIAPRDLPQAVQVIGTQIIADQQANRLGDVMKNVNGVAMGANRGSVGENFYARGYSLGANNVFKNGARTSIGGIPEASTLESVEVLKGSAALLYGGVTGGAVVNMVTKKPKFESGGEVSMRVGSYDMYKPIFDVYGPVSENIAYRMIGSYEKAGSYRDHVQSDRIYVNPSLLYKISEKTDILIQADYLKSDFTPDFGIGTVGNAISPLGRNTFVNTAWAYNKTNTGTLQAVLNQKFNDNWKLNVTAGVQSYIRDYFSSERPFTTDGSWNRALTRSKTRELTYNEQVNLTGNLKTFGISHQLLIGADGDQSKIITGGFTNPNLLGGSTKYYDQVNLLDPASFNIPSNFIKPETTLLTNTEAIVYRFGGFAQDLISLTDKFKVLAGIRWTFQKTPVTTINTLATQQETKGTTALKIDKAFSPKFGLIYQPLKSTSIYASYANNFTSNSGIDIATNAPMGPSIIDQYEAGIKNDFMDGKLSVNVTAYQIRNDRFAQQALFKADGSANADANLKEFTGKTQSDGVEVDITATIVEGLNFIAGYSYNYMRYTETLPLTVIPTPTPANPNATTTVSGIVEGERLVGTTKNTANASLFYTVQNGGLKGLKLGASAFYTGDRNGGRNTNKAGSSSGIIPVKGFTTFDLSAGYTYKRFSILGKISNISNELNYFIHENYSVNPIAPRQFATTLTYKF